Part of the Ignavibacteriales bacterium genome is shown below.
TGCCGGGCTGAGATCGGGAGTGTGCATCAAAGCTACGATGGGATCGTGCATGGGGGTATCATTGCGACGCTTCTTGACGCGACGATGATCCGATGCCTGCACAGCGCGTTCGGAGGCAATCCGCTGACGTGCAGAATGGATATTCGGTACCGCGAAGTGGTTCCCATCTATACTGGGATAACCATCAGCGCATGTGTTACCTCCCGGCGTGGAACTCATTGTTGGGTGCATGCGACGATCACGCAAAATGACCGCCTCTGCGTCACCGCACGTGGTACCTTCAAGCTGGTCGGGTCAATGCCGGCGCGGGCAACACGGCTGAACGAACCATGAGCAAGCGCGAGTCGTACCCACATCCCCGCCAGAATTAGCAAGCGAAGCTGAGCGATTCGAGGGAGAGGGCACCCGCTGGGGGATCCAGGAGTCTCTAAATCCAGGGCAACTGTGTAACGCCACCATTTGCCTAATATACATCCGATGGCGCATATCATTGAGGAGGATAAATTCATGGAAACGAACACCGAAGGAAAGCCAGCAACGATGCCTCGCATAGGGGAAAAAGCCCCTGCATTCAAAGCTGTCACTACCCAGGGGGAAATCAATTTTCCGGAACAGTATTCAGGGAGTTGGGTCATTCTGTTCAGTCACCCTGCCGACTTCACGCCTGTTTGCACCTCTGAGTTCATGACATTCGC
Proteins encoded:
- a CDS encoding PaaI family thioesterase, which gives rise to MKDLAHSTASTTKRGSQDFHAECFACAPAHEQGLRLHFDSNGINTTCRAEIGSVHQSYDGIVHGGIIATLLDATMIRCLHSAFGGNPLTCRMDIRYREVVPIYTGITISACVTSRRGTHCWVHATITQNDRLCVTARGTFKLVGSMPARATRLNEP